GTGGACTGGCGCCGACCGCGAGCACCGATACTTATAAACTTTATGCTTATTTTGACAATATCGCCGGTTTGACGGTCAGAGCCAAGGTGACCATGGCCGGTGTGACCATCGGCAAGGTCACGGCAATCGATCTGGACCGCGACAGTTTCACTGGCCGGGTAACGCTGCAGTTGGAAAAACGCGTGGATAATCTGCCGACCGACTCCACTGCATCTATCCTCACGGCTGGGCTGCTGGGCGAGAAATACATCGGTATCAGCGTGGGCGGGGAAGATTCCCTGCTCAAGGACGGCGGGACCATCCACGATACGCAGTCGTCGCTGGTGCTTGAGGACCTGATCGGTAAATTCCTGCTCAATACCGTTAGCAAAGACGCCAAATGAGGAGCTTTTGAATGATCTCTATCCTACGACGCAGCCTGCTGGTCCTGTTGGCGGCACTGCCGCTGATGGGCAATGCCGTGGCGGCGCCTTCGGCGCACGACATCATCAAGACGACGACTGACCAGTTGTTGGCGGATCTTTCGGCCAACAAGGAAAAGTACAAGCAGGACCCGAGCGCGTTCTATGAGTCCTTGAACCGGATTGTCGGGCCGGTTGTGGACGCTGACGGCATTTCCAAGAGCATCATGACCGTCAAGTACTCGCGCAAGGCTACGCCTGCGCAGATGACCCGCTTCCAGGAAAACTTCAAGCGCAGCCTGTTCCAGTTCTATGGCAACGCCTTGCTTGAGTACAACAATCAGGGCATCACCGTCGACCCGGCCAAGGATGAGTCAGGCGAACGCACCAGCGTCGGCATGACGGTCAAGGGCAACAACGGCGCCGTCTACCCTGTGTCCTACACACTCGAGAAGATCAATGGCGAGTGGAAGGTACGTAACGTGATCATTAATGGCATCAACATCGGCAAGCTGTTCCGCGATCAATTCGCCGATGCGATGCAGCGCAATGGTAATGACCTGGAAAAGACCATCAATGGTTGGGCCGGTGAGGTCGCCAAGGCAAAGGAAGTTGCCGAAGATGCCCAAGAGAAGCAGCAACAATGAACGAGTCGGTGAGTGAGTCAGCCGTGCGCCTGGGCGAGTCCGGCGAGCTGCTGCTCAGCGGCGTGCTGGATTACCGTACCGGCCCGGGCTTGCGCAAGCAGGGCCAGGCGCTGATCAAGTCCGCCAAGACCGCCGAGTTGGTGATCGATTGCTCAGGCGTGCAGAAGTCCAGCAGCGTCGGCCTGTCGCTGCTGCTGTGCTTCATGCGAGACGCCAAGGAAGCTGGCAAAACGTGGAGCATCCGTGGGATGCCCGAAGACATGCGCGAAATAGCCCAGGTCAGCGAGCTGACCGAGCTGTTGGCGCACCCCTGACCCACATTGTTGGAAAGGCCCCTCTGTCAGAGTCCTGCTTCGCGGGGTTCGCAGGCGCGGGGCTTTTTTGTATGATGTGCGACCCGTGCGCACAGGGCGCCGATTGAGGTTGAGCATGCAGGCTGTAGAAGTGAAGAGCTTCCTTGAAGGAAAGCTGCCTGGTACGCAGGTGGAAGTTGAAGGCGAAGGCTGCAACTTCCAGCTGAATGTAATCAGCGATGAA
The Pseudomonas marvdashtae genome window above contains:
- the mlaD gene encoding outer membrane lipid asymmetry maintenance protein MlaD → MQNRTLEIGVGLFLLAGILALLLLALRVSGLAPTASTDTYKLYAYFDNIAGLTVRAKVTMAGVTIGKVTAIDLDRDSFTGRVTLQLEKRVDNLPTDSTASILTAGLLGEKYIGISVGGEDSLLKDGGTIHDTQSSLVLEDLIGKFLLNTVSKDAK
- a CDS encoding STAS domain-containing protein; amino-acid sequence: MSESAVRLGESGELLLSGVLDYRTGPGLRKQGQALIKSAKTAELVIDCSGVQKSSSVGLSLLLCFMRDAKEAGKTWSIRGMPEDMREIAQVSELTELLAHP
- a CDS encoding MlaC/ttg2D family ABC transporter substrate-binding protein, whose product is MISILRRSLLVLLAALPLMGNAVAAPSAHDIIKTTTDQLLADLSANKEKYKQDPSAFYESLNRIVGPVVDADGISKSIMTVKYSRKATPAQMTRFQENFKRSLFQFYGNALLEYNNQGITVDPAKDESGERTSVGMTVKGNNGAVYPVSYTLEKINGEWKVRNVIINGINIGKLFRDQFADAMQRNGNDLEKTINGWAGEVAKAKEVAEDAQEKQQQ